In Leptolyngbya sp. KIOST-1, one DNA window encodes the following:
- a CDS encoding S66 peptidase family protein, which produces MNADISVSSPPSSLRYPPPLQPGDRLGVIAPSGALRELEAFNQGLEVWRSWGFTVDVSPGVSDRWGYLAGSDANRRQQLGQALADPTYRAILCARGGYGGTRLLEGWQWPRAFAPKWLVGFSDVTSLLWSLGHQGVVGVHGPLLTTLAAEPDWSQQRLKNLVMGHRLPALQGEGWTQGQATGRLWPANLTVATHLLGTPHQPDLRGAILAFEDVTEAPYRIDRLLTHWRMAGHLTGIKGIALGRFSRCEPPPGVPSLAIAEVLRDRLGDLGVPVVANLPFGHDGSNAALPVGAIARLDGDAGRLEIVAQD; this is translated from the coding sequence TTGAACGCCGATATTTCTGTCTCTTCTCCCCCATCGTCGCTGCGGTACCCACCGCCGCTACAGCCGGGCGATCGCCTGGGCGTCATTGCTCCCAGCGGGGCGCTGCGGGAGCTGGAGGCCTTTAACCAGGGCCTGGAAGTCTGGCGCAGCTGGGGGTTCACGGTAGATGTCAGTCCCGGCGTCAGCGATCGCTGGGGCTACCTGGCCGGGTCAGACGCCAACCGCCGTCAGCAGCTCGGCCAGGCCCTGGCCGATCCGACCTACAGGGCCATTCTCTGTGCCCGAGGGGGCTACGGCGGCACCCGACTGCTGGAGGGCTGGCAGTGGCCTAGGGCATTCGCCCCTAAGTGGCTGGTGGGCTTCTCCGATGTCACCAGTCTGCTGTGGAGTCTCGGCCACCAGGGGGTAGTTGGGGTGCACGGGCCCCTGCTCACCACCCTGGCGGCGGAGCCGGATTGGTCGCAGCAGCGGCTGAAAAACCTGGTCATGGGCCACAGGCTGCCTGCCCTGCAGGGGGAGGGGTGGACCCAGGGCCAGGCCACGGGGCGGCTGTGGCCCGCCAACCTGACGGTGGCAACCCACCTGCTGGGCACCCCCCATCAGCCCGACCTGAGGGGCGCTATTCTAGCCTTTGAAGATGTCACCGAAGCCCCCTACCGCATCGATCGCCTGCTGACCCACTGGCGGATGGCGGGCCACCTGACGGGGATAAAAGGCATTGCCCTAGGCCGCTTCAGTCGCTGTGAGCCGCCCCCAGGGGTACCCAGTCTGGCGATCGCCGAGGTGCTGCGCGATCGCCTGGGCGATCTGGGTGTTCCCGTGGTAGCCAACCTGCCCTTCGGCCACGACGGCAGCAATGCCGCCCTGCCGGTGGGGGCGATCGCCC